The following coding sequences lie in one Bacteroidales bacterium genomic window:
- a CDS encoding NAD(P)H-hydrate dehydratase, protein MKILSAQEIKTIDGYTIEHEPVTSVDLMERAALACTDWITRNFDRQWKIVVFAGPGNNGGDGLAIARQLYQRKYQVRVYLLTEPSRISEDAAVNFGRLRGIRPEVLTMDRMPEITAGFLVIDALFGVGLSRPLDGLAARIVDHINHTASKVVSIDIPSGLFCEDNRNNHPENIIRADHTLTFQQPKLSFFFSENDSYLGKWEVLDIGLLPDIIGQQASKNYVLQASDIASWVVPRKRFSHKGDYGHACIVAGRHSMMGAAVLSVRACLRSGVGLVTAHVPGKEGFIIQLSVPEALVSTDAHPEALSCIPDVDIYSAMAIGPGIGQDEETRQALITYLEKIRSSAIRNKLVFDADALNILSQHENGLDLLPQGCIITPHPKEFDRLAGNSGSGYERYLKQLEMARKYQIIVVLKGAYTTITTPEGHCFFNTTGNPGMATGGSGDVLTGIIVSLLAQGGTPVRAACAGVWIHGTAGDMAARENGDWSMIASDIVDFLGEAIRGITPAGNFKE, encoded by the coding sequence ATGAAGATATTATCAGCACAAGAAATAAAAACCATTGATGGGTACACCATTGAACATGAGCCTGTAACGTCTGTTGATCTGATGGAACGGGCAGCTTTGGCTTGTACCGATTGGATTACAAGGAATTTCGACCGTCAATGGAAGATAGTCGTATTTGCAGGTCCCGGCAATAATGGCGGGGATGGTCTTGCTATTGCACGGCAACTTTATCAGCGAAAATACCAGGTTAGGGTGTATCTGCTGACGGAGCCTTCCCGGATATCGGAGGATGCAGCTGTAAATTTCGGACGTTTACGAGGAATACGACCTGAGGTACTTACCATGGACCGGATGCCGGAGATCACAGCCGGCTTTCTGGTGATCGATGCATTATTCGGTGTGGGCCTTTCAAGGCCATTGGACGGGCTGGCCGCCCGGATTGTCGATCATATCAATCATACAGCATCGAAGGTCGTATCTATCGATATCCCTTCAGGATTATTTTGTGAGGATAACCGGAACAACCATCCGGAAAATATTATCCGGGCAGACCATACATTGACTTTCCAGCAACCGAAATTATCCTTTTTCTTCTCGGAAAACGATAGCTATTTGGGGAAATGGGAAGTGCTTGATATCGGTTTGCTTCCTGATATTATCGGACAACAGGCATCAAAAAACTATGTTTTACAGGCATCCGATATTGCCTCATGGGTGGTTCCCCGGAAGAGATTTTCACACAAAGGGGATTACGGTCATGCATGTATTGTTGCAGGTCGTCATTCCATGATGGGAGCAGCTGTTTTATCTGTCAGGGCTTGCCTTCGAAGCGGGGTAGGACTGGTAACAGCTCATGTGCCGGGAAAAGAGGGATTTATTATTCAGTTATCCGTTCCTGAAGCATTGGTATCCACAGATGCTCATCCTGAAGCATTATCCTGTATCCCTGATGTGGATATTTATTCTGCAATGGCCATTGGTCCCGGAATAGGCCAGGATGAGGAAACCCGCCAGGCTCTGATTACCTACCTGGAAAAAATCAGGTCTTCTGCGATCAGAAACAAACTAGTATTCGATGCTGATGCCTTGAATATTTTATCCCAACATGAAAATGGCCTGGATCTGTTGCCTCAGGGATGTATTATCACGCCGCATCCGAAAGAATTTGACCGTCTTGCCGGAAACTCAGGGAGCGGATACGAACGATATCTGAAGCAATTGGAGATGGCCCGGAAATATCAGATCATTGTAGTATTGAAAGGGGCTTATACAACCATTACAACTCCGGAAGGTCATTGTTTTTTCAATACAACAGGTAATCCGGGCATGGCTACAGGTGGAAGTGGTGATGTGCTGACAGGAATCATAGTTTCCCTACTGGCGCAGGGAGGGACTCCGGTCCGTGCTGCATGTGCAGGTGTCTGGATACATGGTACTGCAGGCGATATGGCTGCCCGGGAAAACGGTGATTGGTCAATGATAGCTAGTGATATTGTGGATTTTTTAGGTGAAGCCATAAGAGGAATAACACCAGCCGGAAATTTTAAAGAATGA
- a CDS encoding NADP-dependent oxidoreductase, protein MKTVRIQKSGSFEQLKVEDIPVPEINDDQVLVKVYAASVNHLDMLKASGGIPVKYPWIPGHDFSGIIEKVGKNVFSLRVGEPVYGNCPGGSYAEYLAADINKVVMKPDNLSFPEAASVPHVAETAWQAIHQHGQLRKGQKVLIHAAAGGVGAFAVQFARIIGATIYGTASGKDIEYVKSLGADQVIDFKTADFTREFKDMDLVLSLVRGDTEEKSYTVLKDGGRLVSTVGIAHEEIAKKHNITAIGMVIQQSAQDLEEITTLIKDGKVRTDIALTYPLDEAATSWKVLSGDPSSPKISHGKIVLEIVRIKE, encoded by the coding sequence ATGAAAACTGTAAGAATACAAAAATCCGGTTCATTCGAACAATTAAAAGTGGAAGATATCCCTGTTCCAGAAATCAATGATGACCAGGTATTGGTGAAAGTATACGCCGCCAGTGTAAATCATCTGGACATGTTGAAAGCATCGGGTGGAATCCCGGTAAAGTATCCGTGGATTCCCGGCCATGATTTTTCGGGTATTATTGAGAAAGTAGGAAAAAACGTGTTTTCCCTGCGGGTGGGAGAACCTGTTTACGGCAACTGCCCGGGTGGATCATATGCCGAATACCTTGCTGCCGATATCAATAAAGTGGTCATGAAGCCGGACAACCTGTCTTTTCCGGAAGCAGCCTCTGTACCTCATGTCGCAGAAACGGCATGGCAGGCGATACACCAACACGGACAGTTACGTAAAGGACAAAAAGTATTGATCCATGCAGCCGCAGGAGGTGTAGGTGCCTTTGCCGTACAATTCGCACGCATTATCGGTGCTACCATATACGGCACTGCCTCAGGGAAGGATATTGAATATGTAAAGTCATTGGGCGCAGATCAGGTGATTGATTTTAAAACCGCAGATTTCACCAGGGAATTTAAAGATATGGATCTTGTATTGTCCCTGGTAAGAGGCGATACGGAAGAAAAATCCTATACAGTACTGAAAGATGGTGGCCGCCTGGTGAGTACCGTCGGCATTGCTCATGAAGAAATAGCTAAAAAACATAACATTACGGCCATTGGTATGGTCATTCAACAATCGGCACAGGATCTCGAAGAGATCACAACGCTCATTAAAGACGGAAAGGTAAGAACCGATATTGCCCTAACCTACCCGTTGGATGAAGCCGCAACAAGCTGGAAGGTGTTATCAGGCGATCCTTCTTCTCCTAAAATCAGCCATGGAAAAATAGTACTGGAGATAGTCAGGATAAAAGAGTAA
- a CDS encoding malate dehydrogenase, with the protein MKFITSEKLTIVGAAGMIGSNMAQSAILMGLSSDICLYDTYTKGLEGVAEELLQCGFKGVNITYTDDIKKALQGSKYIVTSGGAARKEGMTREDLLRGNAEIAIQFGKDVKNYCPDVKHIVVIFNPADITGLLVLLYSGLQPSQVSTLAALDSTRLRNELAKHFRIDPDKIENCRTYGGHGEQMAVFSSTTTVDGKLLNELIGTPSLTKEQWEAIKQKVIQGGKTILELRGRTSFQSPSYLSLEMIRAIMGGESFEWPVGTYVSNNEFDHIMMAMETTLNKNGISYKTVKGTKEEHEELKKSYSHLCNLRDELIGSSIVPPVSEWRSINPNL; encoded by the coding sequence ATGAAATTTATAACATCTGAAAAACTAACAATCGTGGGTGCTGCGGGCATGATAGGTTCTAATATGGCCCAATCAGCTATTCTCATGGGATTATCCTCTGATATATGCCTGTATGATACTTACACCAAAGGCCTGGAAGGAGTGGCTGAAGAGTTACTGCAATGCGGTTTTAAAGGCGTAAATATTACTTATACGGATGATATCAAAAAAGCCCTGCAGGGAAGCAAATACATTGTTACATCCGGCGGTGCTGCACGCAAAGAAGGAATGACACGTGAAGACCTTCTGAGAGGGAATGCTGAAATAGCCATCCAATTCGGTAAAGATGTGAAAAATTATTGCCCGGATGTAAAACACATTGTTGTTATTTTTAATCCTGCCGATATCACGGGTCTGTTGGTTTTATTGTATTCCGGATTACAACCATCGCAGGTAAGCACGCTCGCGGCCCTGGACAGTACGAGATTACGGAATGAACTGGCCAAACATTTCCGGATCGACCCGGATAAAATAGAAAACTGCAGGACCTATGGCGGACATGGTGAACAAATGGCTGTATTTTCGTCCACCACAACCGTCGATGGTAAATTATTGAATGAATTGATCGGAACCCCATCCCTTACAAAGGAACAATGGGAAGCGATCAAACAGAAAGTAATCCAGGGTGGGAAAACGATATTGGAACTCAGGGGACGGACTTCTTTCCAAAGTCCCTCATATTTATCCCTGGAAATGATCCGCGCCATAATGGGTGGAGAAAGTTTTGAATGGCCTGTCGGCACTTATGTGTCAAATAACGAATTTGATCATATCATGATGGCGATGGAAACCACATTAAATAAAAACGGAATTTCTTATAAGACAGTAAAAGGTACAAAAGAAGAACACGAAGAATTAAAAAAGAGTTATTCACACCTTTGTAACCTGAGGGATGAACTTATCGGATCTTCCATTGTTCCTCCTGTATCCGAATGGAGATCCATTAATCCAAACCTGTAA